A section of the Stenotrophomonas acidaminiphila genome encodes:
- a CDS encoding AAA family ATPase — MNTPVHDLDSLLPRLGELRGALAQAVVGQQEVVEQLLIGLLAGGHCLLEGAPGLGKTLLVRSLGQALELQFRRVQFTPDLMPSDILGTELLEEDHGTGKRAFRFQRGPVFTNLLLADELNRTPPKTQAALLEAMQEHTVSYAGTTYALPAPFFVLATQNPIEQAGTYPLPEAQLDRFLLHVRVDYPSEAEERDILAQTTGRGGGAVPKVMDADAVLALQSAVRDVHVGADLLTWITRLVRASRPGDGAPAEVNNWIKWGAGPRAGQSLVLASKARALLHGRFAATREDVQALAAPVMRHRLLLSFAAEAEQKSADDVIAALLRAVPLST, encoded by the coding sequence ATGAACACCCCCGTCCACGATCTCGACTCCCTGCTGCCCCGCCTGGGCGAACTGCGCGGCGCGCTGGCGCAGGCGGTGGTCGGCCAGCAGGAAGTGGTCGAGCAGCTGCTGATCGGCCTGCTCGCCGGCGGCCATTGCCTGCTCGAGGGCGCGCCCGGGCTGGGCAAGACGCTGCTGGTGCGCTCGCTCGGCCAGGCCCTGGAACTGCAGTTCCGGCGCGTGCAGTTCACCCCCGACCTGATGCCCAGCGACATCCTCGGCACCGAACTGCTGGAGGAAGACCACGGCACCGGCAAGCGTGCGTTCCGCTTCCAGCGCGGGCCGGTGTTCACCAACCTGCTGCTGGCCGACGAGCTCAACCGCACGCCGCCCAAGACCCAGGCCGCACTGCTGGAGGCGATGCAGGAGCACACCGTCAGTTACGCCGGCACCACCTACGCGTTGCCCGCGCCGTTCTTCGTGCTGGCCACCCAGAACCCGATCGAGCAGGCCGGCACCTATCCGCTGCCGGAAGCGCAGCTGGACCGCTTCCTGCTGCACGTGCGCGTGGATTACCCGAGCGAGGCCGAGGAGCGCGACATCCTGGCGCAGACCACCGGCCGCGGTGGCGGCGCGGTGCCCAAGGTGATGGATGCCGACGCGGTGCTGGCGCTGCAGTCGGCGGTGCGCGACGTGCATGTCGGCGCCGACCTGCTGACCTGGATCACCCGGCTGGTGCGCGCCAGCCGCCCGGGCGACGGCGCGCCGGCCGAAGTGAACAACTGGATCAAATGGGGCGCCGGCCCGCGCGCCGGGCAGTCGCTGGTGCTGGCGTCCAAGGCGCGCGCGCTGCTGCATGGGCGCTTCGCCGCCACCCGCGAGGACGTGCAGGCACTGGCCGCGCCGGTGATGCGCCACCGCCTGCTGCTGTCCTTCGCCGCCGAGGCCGAGCAGAAGAGCGCCGACGACGTGATCGCCGCGCTGCTGCGCGCGGTGCCGTTGTCCACCTGA
- a CDS encoding peptidase C69 → MSIFTEQQAKAILDKVIALSKADECTATLAGSIDGNIRFALNNVSTSGMVTNAELAVQVAFGKRVGTASINEFDDASLERVVRRAEDLARLAPENPEFMPIIDRQDYRPSPTFSESTAAIDPEFRARVAADSIAPCRGHGLVAAGFLEDSRGFVAIANSKGNFGYQRTTSFDYTCTVRTEDGRGSGWVGRNLKDAADFHADQEIEIAKRKAIESAEAKALEPGKYTVILEPAAAAGLISFMMNFFDARSADEGRSFLSRKGGGNKLGEQVYDPQVNMFADPWHPDAPVLPWDGEGMPRERMAIIENGKVANLNYSRYWAQKQGKTANARPGNLLMSGGSKSIAELVKGTQKGILLTRTWYIRLVDPQTVLLTGLTRDGTFYIENGQIKHPVKNFRFNESPVIMLNNIDELGKPVRVAGDESSFVMMIPPMRLRDFTFTSLSDAV, encoded by the coding sequence ATGAGCATCTTCACCGAACAGCAGGCCAAGGCCATCCTGGACAAGGTCATCGCGCTGTCCAAGGCCGACGAATGCACCGCGACCCTGGCCGGCTCCATCGACGGCAACATCCGCTTCGCGCTGAACAATGTCTCCACCAGCGGCATGGTCACCAACGCCGAGCTGGCCGTGCAGGTGGCCTTCGGCAAGCGCGTGGGCACCGCTTCGATCAATGAGTTCGACGACGCCTCGCTGGAGCGCGTGGTGCGCCGCGCCGAGGACCTGGCGCGGCTGGCGCCGGAGAACCCGGAGTTCATGCCCATCATCGACAGGCAGGACTACAGGCCGAGCCCGACCTTCAGCGAGTCCACCGCCGCCATCGACCCGGAGTTCCGCGCCAGGGTTGCCGCCGATTCCATCGCGCCGTGCCGCGGCCACGGCCTGGTCGCCGCCGGCTTCCTCGAGGACAGCCGCGGCTTCGTCGCCATCGCCAACAGCAAGGGCAACTTCGGCTACCAGCGCACCACCTCGTTCGACTACACCTGCACGGTGCGCACCGAGGACGGCCGCGGCTCGGGCTGGGTCGGGCGCAACCTGAAGGACGCGGCCGACTTCCACGCCGACCAGGAGATCGAGATCGCCAAGCGCAAGGCGATCGAATCGGCCGAAGCCAAGGCGCTGGAACCGGGCAAGTACACGGTGATCCTGGAGCCGGCCGCGGCCGCCGGCCTGATCAGCTTCATGATGAACTTCTTCGACGCGCGTTCGGCCGACGAGGGCCGCAGCTTCCTGTCCAGGAAGGGCGGCGGCAACAAGCTCGGCGAGCAGGTCTACGACCCGCAGGTGAACATGTTCGCCGACCCGTGGCACCCGGACGCGCCGGTGCTGCCGTGGGACGGCGAAGGCATGCCGCGCGAGCGCATGGCGATCATCGAGAACGGCAAGGTCGCCAATCTGAACTACTCGCGCTACTGGGCGCAGAAGCAGGGCAAGACCGCCAACGCGCGGCCGGGCAACCTGCTGATGAGCGGCGGCAGCAAGTCGATCGCCGAGCTGGTCAAGGGCACGCAGAAGGGCATCCTGCTCACCCGCACCTGGTACATCCGCCTGGTCGACCCGCAGACCGTGCTGCTGACCGGCCTGACCCGCGACGGCACGTTCTACATCGAGAACGGCCAGATCAAGCACCCGGTGAAGAATTTCCGCTTCAACGAATCGCCGGTGATCATGCTCAACAACATCGACGAGCTGGGCAAGCCGGTGCGCGTGGCCGGCGACGAGTCCAGCTTCGTGATGATGATCCCGCCGATGCGGCTGCGCGATTTCACCTTCACCTCGCTGTCCGACGCGGTCTAG
- a CDS encoding twin-arginine translocation pathway signal, whose product MFPPLSPSRLTRAQFLHLLLGGAVAATLPGRARAQASRYDFWFTRLKYDSGDWDVDARMPSNLITSLIDYTTLRVDPVEHVIALSDPKMLRAPFCYLAGHKLVEFNPDERRNFERYVRNGGFVLVDDCNHDIDGLFATSFEAQMRAIFGTGALAKLPNSHPLYRSFFRFPDGPPATTFELNGWGDDLVHDYLKGIEIDGRLGVLYSNKDYGCEWDYDWRNKRFLAEDNTKFGVNIVMYALTH is encoded by the coding sequence ATGTTCCCGCCTTTGTCACCGTCCCGGCTAACGCGTGCGCAATTCCTCCACCTGCTGCTCGGCGGCGCGGTGGCGGCCACGTTGCCCGGCAGGGCGCGCGCGCAGGCCAGCCGCTACGATTTCTGGTTCACGCGGCTCAAGTACGACTCCGGCGACTGGGACGTGGACGCGCGCATGCCGTCCAACCTGATCACCTCGCTGATCGACTACACCACGCTGCGCGTCGACCCTGTCGAGCATGTCATCGCGCTGTCCGACCCGAAGATGCTGCGCGCGCCGTTCTGCTACCTGGCCGGGCACAAGCTGGTCGAGTTCAATCCGGACGAGCGCCGCAACTTCGAGCGCTACGTGCGCAACGGCGGCTTCGTGCTGGTGGACGACTGCAACCACGACATCGACGGCCTGTTCGCCACTTCGTTCGAGGCGCAGATGCGCGCCATCTTCGGTACCGGCGCGCTGGCCAAGCTGCCCAACAGCCACCCGCTGTACCGCAGCTTCTTCCGCTTTCCCGACGGCCCGCCGGCGACCACGTTCGAACTGAACGGCTGGGGCGACGACCTGGTGCACGACTACCTGAAGGGCATCGAGATCGACGGCCGCCTGGGCGTGCTCTACAGCAACAAGGACTACGGCTGCGAATGGGACTACGACTGGCGCAACAAACGCTTCCTGGCCGAAGACAACACCAAATTCGGCGTGAACATCGTGATGTACGCACTGACGCACTGA